GGGAGTAAACAACTCCTTCCTGGGTTTGATTATCACGAATCTAGGGATCAGTGTTCCAATGGCAATCTTTCTATTCCACGGCTTTATCAAGTCCGTTCCGCTTGAAATTGAAGAGGCGGCTACAGTTGATGGATGTAATCCAATTACCGTATTCTTCCGCATAGTACTTCCTTTGCTGAAGCCAATGGTAATGACAACGATCGTGCTTAATGCACTTGGGATATGGAATGACTATCTGCTGCCTTCCTTGATTCTTCAGGCACCAGAACTTCGGACCATTCCGCTGGCGACCTTCTCCTTCTTTGGTCAATACACCAAACAATGGGATATGGCGCTTCCGGCTCTCGTAATCGGGATTGCTCCAATTATCATTTTCTATCTGTTCATGCAGCGTTACATTGTTGAGGGAATAGCGGCTGGCTCGGTGAAAGGTTAACACCGAGCCCTCCGTTCCAAATATTTCATAAGTAGTCCACTATCTTAAGGGGGAAAATATAATGAATAAGA
This genomic stretch from Paenibacillus sp. FSL H7-0737 harbors:
- a CDS encoding carbohydrate ABC transporter permease, whose protein sequence is MNAKTKSRWNIGVEVLMILLALLFLSPFYFLLANSVKSFGEILSDAASWPQTFMWSNYTSAWKLARFGEAFRNSVIITVISVILISLFSAMASYRMVRANTKFNQFLLLLFVAAMVVPFQTIMIPILKVVNVMGVNNSFLGLIITNLGISVPMAIFLFHGFIKSVPLEIEEAATVDGCNPITVFFRIVLPLLKPMVMTTIVLNALGIWNDYLLPSLILQAPELRTIPLATFSFFGQYTKQWDMALPALVIGIAPIIIFYLFMQRYIVEGIAAGSVKG